The Mucilaginibacter yixingensis genome window below encodes:
- a CDS encoding LiaF domain-containing protein produces MNIQENYNNNRLRNGKVFAGLIILVLGCLLLLKNLLDFFIPDWLISGHMFLLVLGLYFGVRHNFRSPVWVILTIIGGFGVLDDIVPHIHLDRAIFPMIIIAIGLWILVGRKRRWNNYENPFHDRFTKHEFTNPYQGSFNTGEPNATAEGAQQQQQQAGQAWSAGNFRTSDDYLDAVSVFGGTKKTILSKDFKGGEIVNIFGGTELDFTMADINGTVVIEVVQLFGGIKMIIPPHWQVVSDVAAVFSSVDDKRRTNVPLSTDKILVIKGTSIFAGIDIRSF; encoded by the coding sequence ATGAATATCCAAGAGAACTATAATAACAACCGGCTGCGCAATGGCAAAGTGTTCGCCGGTCTCATCATATTGGTTTTGGGCTGCTTGTTGCTGCTCAAAAACCTCCTCGATTTTTTTATTCCCGATTGGCTCATCAGCGGGCACATGTTTTTGCTGGTGCTGGGTTTGTATTTCGGCGTTAGGCATAACTTCCGTAGTCCGGTGTGGGTTATCTTAACCATTATCGGCGGTTTCGGAGTGCTGGATGATATTGTGCCGCACATCCATCTGGACAGGGCCATCTTCCCGATGATAATTATTGCCATCGGTTTATGGATCCTGGTTGGCCGCAAGCGCCGTTGGAATAATTATGAAAACCCTTTTCATGACCGCTTTACCAAGCACGAATTTACCAACCCGTATCAAGGATCATTTAACACCGGCGAACCCAATGCAACGGCCGAAGGCGCGCAACAACAGCAGCAGCAAGCGGGGCAAGCCTGGAGCGCCGGAAACTTTCGCACTAGCGATGATTACCTGGATGCGGTATCTGTTTTCGGGGGTACCAAGAAAACCATCCTTTCTAAAGATTTTAAAGGGGGAGAGATCGTAAACATATTTGGCGGCACCGAGCTTGATTTTACCATGGCCGATATTAATGGCACCGTGGTAATAGAGGTAGTGCAGCTGTTTGGCGGCATTAAAATGATCATCCCGCCGCACTGGCAGGTAGTTTCTGATGTAGCAGCTGTGTTTTCCAGCGTTGATGATAAGCGCCGTACCAATGTTCCGCTAAGCACAGATAAAATATTAGTAATAAAAGGTACCTCCATATTTGCAGGTATTGATATCAGGAGTTTTTAA